The Pseudanabaena sp. FACHB-2040 genome includes a window with the following:
- a CDS encoding amino acid ABC transporter ATP-binding protein → MTQFQTEPSSTRVKSSEPVIVATDVEKWYDNGFHVLKGVSLTVFRGEVVVVMGPSGSGKSTFIRTFNALEEYQKGSIEVDGIKISHDLKNIEAIRREVGMVFQQFNLFPHLSVLQNITLSPIWVRRWPKKKAQDVAMQLLERVGISEQAHKYPGQLSGGQQQRVAIARSLAMQPKVMLFDEPTSALDPEMVREVLDVMRSLADSGMTMVCVTHEVGFAREVADRVVLMDGGYLVEENTPNEFFSNPQEERTQRFLSQIL, encoded by the coding sequence ATGACCCAGTTTCAAACGGAACCTAGCTCCACCAGAGTTAAAAGCTCTGAGCCGGTAATCGTAGCCACCGATGTGGAGAAGTGGTATGACAACGGCTTTCACGTCCTCAAAGGGGTTAGCTTGACGGTGTTTCGGGGCGAAGTGGTCGTTGTGATGGGGCCATCAGGTTCCGGTAAATCCACCTTCATCCGCACCTTCAACGCACTTGAAGAGTATCAGAAGGGCAGCATTGAGGTAGACGGCATCAAAATCTCCCACGACCTCAAGAATATTGAGGCGATTCGCCGGGAAGTGGGTATGGTGTTTCAGCAGTTCAACCTATTTCCCCACCTGAGCGTGCTGCAAAATATCACCCTGTCTCCTATCTGGGTGCGTCGCTGGCCCAAGAAAAAGGCGCAGGACGTAGCCATGCAGCTTCTAGAACGGGTCGGCATTTCAGAGCAGGCGCACAAGTATCCGGGGCAGCTCTCAGGCGGTCAGCAGCAGCGAGTTGCGATCGCACGTTCCCTAGCCATGCAGCCCAAAGTCATGCTCTTTGATGAGCCCACCTCCGCTCTCGACCCAGAAATGGTGCGCGAGGTCTTAGATGTAATGCGATCGCTGGCCGACTCGGGCATGACCATGGTCTGCGTCACCCACGAAGTTGGCTTTGCGCGGGAGGTGGCCGACCGAGTAGTGCTGATGGATGGCGGCTACCTGGTAGAAGAAAATACCCCCAACGAGTTCTTCAGCAATCCTCAAGAAGAGCGCACCCAGCGTTTCCTGTCACAGATTCTCTAG
- a CDS encoding DUF4230 domain-containing protein: MRTAPPCKKRPQRPPNDEHNLDLEDDYEPRHRRPQPFSVVHSLSNMVVGGAVILGLLAGVGIWRSGDRFFEGLRLMMGPTEPPAPRVDVRSVVVQQIRGASELTTAIFAMEAVVPTASDRTLAGYVIGSTKLLYVAYGEVRAGVDLSEITAENVVVDESTSSIRITLPPARILDTKLDLSRSNVFDYDRGFLGLGPDSAPQLQELAQQEALGKIVEAACTEDILQEATTRAELTVRQLLSTAGFNAVEVVSPPTADALCANSAIGDTVN; this comes from the coding sequence ATGCGCACCGCACCTCCCTGCAAGAAACGCCCGCAGCGTCCTCCTAATGATGAGCATAATCTGGATTTAGAAGACGACTACGAGCCTCGCCACCGTCGGCCCCAACCGTTTAGCGTTGTTCACAGCTTGTCGAACATGGTGGTGGGTGGTGCAGTAATTCTAGGGCTGCTAGCCGGTGTAGGGATTTGGCGCTCGGGCGATCGCTTCTTTGAGGGGCTTCGATTAATGATGGGGCCAACTGAGCCGCCTGCTCCTAGGGTTGATGTGCGGTCGGTTGTGGTGCAGCAGATTCGAGGCGCTAGTGAGCTTACAACGGCTATCTTTGCGATGGAGGCCGTGGTGCCGACGGCGAGCGATCGCACCTTAGCTGGATATGTCATTGGCTCGACCAAACTGCTTTATGTGGCCTATGGCGAAGTCCGAGCTGGGGTTGACTTGAGCGAAATCACGGCTGAAAACGTTGTTGTAGATGAATCTACCTCCAGCATTCGCATCACCCTGCCGCCCGCCCGTATTCTGGATACTAAGCTAGACCTAAGCCGCTCCAACGTCTTTGATTATGACCGGGGGTTCTTGGGCCTAGGGCCCGATAGTGCACCCCAGCTGCAGGAACTGGCCCAGCAAGAGGCTCTGGGCAAGATTGTTGAAGCAGCCTGCACCGAAGATATTTTGCAGGAGGCTACTACCCGAGCTGAGCTAACCGTGCGCCAACTGCTCTCTACGGCAGGCTTTAACGCTGTAGAGGTAGTCAGCCCACCTACCGCCGACGCTCTGTGTGCTAATTCGGCAATTGGCGATACAGTTAACTAG
- a CDS encoding alpha/beta hydrolase, whose product MTTAFSGWHHQYVETNHVRLHYVTQGEGELVILLHSVLEFWYSWRFQIPALSRQFRVVVPDLRGCNDSEKPATGYDLDTLSQDILGLMMSLGYSRAHIIGHAWGGTLAWHLAQTMPESVSRLAILNGAHPQQFRRLLVSNLDQLRRSWRLVALQLPALPEWMIEQNLPGFVRSFFQNQAVRKGAFSAQNAELYQAALGKPGAIAAALNYYRQLLSLPTWMKGWGTPIEPIDIPTLVLWGEEDTFFSEALLDNLATLVTAPLQLRQIPQCGHWIQQEAPQVVNRELLKFLCEA is encoded by the coding sequence ATGACAACGGCTTTTTCTGGGTGGCACCACCAGTACGTTGAAACCAATCATGTCCGGCTGCACTATGTGACCCAGGGGGAAGGGGAGCTAGTGATTTTGCTGCACAGTGTGCTGGAGTTTTGGTATTCTTGGCGATTTCAAATTCCGGCGCTGTCTCGGCAGTTTCGGGTTGTTGTGCCCGACCTGCGGGGCTGCAACGACTCGGAAAAGCCTGCTACTGGATACGACCTGGACACGCTCAGTCAGGATATTCTGGGGCTGATGATGTCGCTTGGCTATTCCCGTGCCCACATTATTGGCCATGCTTGGGGAGGCACGCTTGCTTGGCACTTGGCTCAGACAATGCCGGAGTCAGTCAGTCGGCTCGCTATTCTCAATGGGGCCCATCCTCAGCAGTTTCGCAGGTTGCTGGTCAGCAACTTAGATCAGCTGCGGCGTAGCTGGCGGCTGGTGGCGCTGCAGCTGCCGGCACTTCCAGAATGGATGATTGAGCAGAATTTACCGGGATTTGTGCGATCCTTTTTTCAAAATCAGGCAGTTCGTAAGGGCGCTTTTTCCGCTCAAAACGCAGAACTCTACCAGGCTGCGCTGGGCAAGCCGGGCGCGATCGCAGCTGCCCTTAACTACTACCGCCAGCTGCTGTCTCTGCCAACCTGGATGAAGGGCTGGGGCACTCCTATCGAGCCAATCGACATACCAACTCTGGTGCTCTGGGGAGAAGAAGACACTTTCTTTAGTGAGGCCTTGCTAGATAACTTGGCGACTCTGGTCACAGCTCCCCTACAGCTGCGGCAAATTCCTCAATGTGGCCACTGGATCCAGCAGGAGGCCCCCCAAGTTGTTAACCGAGAACTCCTAAAGTTTCTGTGTGAGGCCTAG
- a CDS encoding DUF1815 family protein, with amino-acid sequence MFVRLAEQHRQFVQDLVMNLQALATVLENRGYLASCYTCGGQMNSASFMVSLGDDHLIRFLVSDYGITWTEMRDDRELMKLEGAEAINQLQELANLVKYQIKPSNSQQSLLHPV; translated from the coding sequence ATGTTTGTCAGATTGGCAGAGCAACATAGGCAGTTTGTCCAAGACCTGGTAATGAACCTTCAGGCTTTGGCAACTGTTTTGGAAAACAGAGGCTATTTGGCTTCCTGCTATACCTGTGGCGGCCAAATGAATAGCGCCTCCTTCATGGTCAGTCTAGGAGACGACCATTTGATTCGGTTCTTGGTTTCTGACTACGGGATCACTTGGACTGAGATGCGCGATGACCGCGAATTGATGAAGCTAGAGGGGGCTGAAGCCATCAACCAGCTCCAGGAACTGGCTAATCTAGTAAAGTATCAGATCAAGCCTTCCAACTCTCAGCAGTCTCTCCTGCACCCGGTCTAG
- a CDS encoding amino acid ABC transporter substrate-binding protein, producing the protein MRKWGLLAAALSVTLAACGSGTTTTGSTATTDGEGGTTAAAGSRLGAVQQRGELICGVEGTIPGFSSVGSDGAYTGLDVDVCRAVAAAVLGDAEAVEFRNLDSTERFTALRGGEVDMLSRNTTWTLSRDAAGGNAMEFAPTTFFDAQGMMVRADSGVETLEDMEGQSICVETGTTTELNLTSRMSELGVAYTDVKFQDGNETAQAYLEGRCDGFTSDKSQLNARRTKFSNPDEHVILDVSMSKEPLGPVTMNNDSAWYDVVKWVIYGLVQAEEFEITQANVDQIASSTQNQDIKLLLGVEGDLGAQLGLEPDFMVQAIKAVGNYGEIYDRNIGDDIPRGLNQLWSDGGLMYSPPFR; encoded by the coding sequence ATGCGTAAGTGGGGCCTTTTGGCAGCAGCCTTATCGGTGACCTTAGCCGCTTGTGGAAGCGGTACCACCACTACAGGCAGCACTGCCACGACCGACGGAGAGGGCGGCACGACAGCTGCTGCTGGCAGCCGTCTAGGTGCCGTTCAGCAGCGTGGTGAGCTGATCTGCGGCGTTGAAGGAACTATTCCTGGATTTAGCTCTGTGGGTTCCGATGGTGCCTACACCGGGCTAGATGTAGATGTTTGTCGGGCTGTCGCAGCAGCCGTTTTGGGCGATGCCGAGGCAGTTGAGTTCCGTAACCTTGACTCAACAGAGCGTTTCACCGCACTGCGGGGCGGTGAGGTAGATATGCTGTCTCGAAACACTACGTGGACCTTGAGCCGAGATGCGGCTGGCGGCAACGCGATGGAATTTGCCCCAACCACCTTCTTCGATGCTCAAGGCATGATGGTACGGGCCGACAGTGGGGTGGAAACCCTGGAGGATATGGAAGGGCAGTCTATCTGTGTGGAAACCGGCACCACAACTGAACTGAACCTGACTTCTCGAATGAGTGAACTGGGCGTGGCCTATACCGACGTCAAGTTCCAAGACGGCAACGAGACGGCTCAAGCCTACTTAGAAGGTCGCTGCGACGGGTTTACCTCAGATAAATCTCAGCTCAATGCTCGCCGAACCAAGTTCTCCAACCCCGATGAGCACGTCATTCTAGATGTGTCGATGTCGAAGGAGCCGCTAGGCCCAGTGACCATGAACAACGACTCTGCCTGGTATGACGTCGTTAAGTGGGTCATTTACGGTTTGGTTCAGGCCGAAGAGTTTGAAATTACCCAAGCTAATGTGGATCAAATCGCCAGCTCTACCCAAAACCAGGACATCAAGCTGCTGCTGGGCGTTGAAGGCGATCTGGGCGCTCAGCTAGGCCTAGAGCCAGACTTCATGGTCCAAGCTATCAAAGCTGTGGGCAACTACGGAGAGATTTACGATCGCAACATCGGCGACGACATTCCCCGGGGCCTAAACCAGCTTTGGAGCGATGGAGGTCTAATGTACTCGCCGCCGTTCCGTTAA
- a CDS encoding polysaccharide deacetylase family protein, with protein MLLPQKSLLLQVSRLFPDGLFFLPTQERVVALTIDDVPTPGDADDRSTRQILDAIAVHNQSALHSARATFFIISSHLNSGSTVFQDALAQGHELANHGTADTTAALLYPNAFTAHFREAHDRITDRFQQPLRWYRPGRGLYNQAMLSHLQLTPGYESRFALASMIPFDTFRPTNDPTFTFWYLSQFVFPGAILLLHGGSAERSRQTAQVLSVLLRLLDEQGYEVVSLSELYDRCALSILKRREGDDEAGESKG; from the coding sequence ATGCTTCTGCCTCAAAAAAGTTTGCTGCTGCAAGTTTCTCGCTTGTTTCCGGATGGGCTTTTTTTCTTGCCGACTCAGGAACGGGTTGTCGCACTGACGATTGACGATGTTCCCACTCCTGGCGATGCTGACGATCGCTCTACCCGGCAAATTTTAGATGCGATCGCAGTCCATAACCAAAGCGCCCTTCACTCGGCCCGCGCCACCTTCTTCATCATTTCCAGCCATCTAAATTCGGGCAGTACAGTATTTCAAGACGCGCTGGCCCAAGGTCACGAATTGGCGAACCACGGCACTGCCGACACTACAGCGGCCCTGCTCTATCCCAATGCTTTTACGGCCCATTTTCGAGAGGCCCACGATCGCATTACCGATCGATTTCAGCAGCCTTTACGGTGGTATCGGCCCGGTCGCGGCCTTTACAACCAAGCCATGCTCAGCCACCTGCAGCTTACCCCAGGGTATGAGTCACGCTTTGCCCTGGCCTCTATGATTCCCTTTGATACGTTCCGGCCCACCAACGACCCCACCTTCACTTTTTGGTATCTGTCTCAGTTTGTCTTTCCGGGGGCAATTTTGCTGCTGCATGGGGGGTCAGCAGAGCGATCCCGACAAACAGCCCAGGTGCTGTCGGTGCTGCTGCGGCTGTTAGATGAGCAGGGGTATGAAGTCGTATCGCTATCGGAACTGTACGATCGCTGTGCCCTTTCGATTTTGAAGCGGAGGGAAGGCGATGATGAGGCCGGGGAAAGTAAAGGCTGA
- a CDS encoding FHA domain-containing protein has product MLDPHSLYEYSLSLKDSFEDRELQKRLELFQVFSRLYERHRDLLNEILALEQTGAKIPGQLGLFNYIQGVVLDRQAFLMTNLLQGQSQILVQPQHIWVIGRDTSQVSLSVRDKRLSRRHAAIQYRDDGFYITDLGSTNGTFVNGERIRHPLFLQDGDRVRLGSMTFTFFACNSGQELPPVDPEVLSHLKQTQLPETLPDHESIIEAFSCAEEAEIPPFVFEETLRFIRHRSRHN; this is encoded by the coding sequence ATGCTGGATCCCCACAGTCTTTACGAGTATTCTTTGTCCTTGAAAGACTCCTTTGAAGATCGAGAACTGCAGAAGCGGTTGGAGCTTTTCCAGGTGTTCTCCAGGCTGTACGAACGACACCGAGACCTCCTAAACGAGATTTTGGCACTGGAGCAAACAGGGGCCAAAATTCCGGGGCAGTTGGGGCTTTTCAACTACATTCAGGGTGTGGTGCTCGACCGTCAGGCTTTTCTAATGACTAACCTGCTGCAGGGGCAGTCGCAGATCCTGGTACAGCCGCAGCATATCTGGGTCATTGGTCGCGACACCAGCCAAGTTTCCCTATCCGTTAGAGATAAACGTCTGTCTCGCCGTCATGCTGCTATTCAGTATCGAGACGATGGATTTTATATAACTGATTTGGGCAGCACCAACGGCACCTTCGTCAATGGCGAGCGGATTCGGCACCCCCTATTTCTTCAAGACGGGGATCGTGTGCGCTTGGGCAGTATGACGTTTACCTTCTTTGCCTGCAATTCGGGACAAGAATTGCCGCCGGTTGATCCGGAGGTGTTGTCTCACCTCAAACAGACTCAGCTGCCTGAAACGCTGCCTGATCATGAAAGTATTATCGAAGCGTTTTCCTGTGCAGAGGAGGCAGAAATTCCTCCCTTCGTCTTTGAGGAAACCCTCCGGTTTATTCGGCACCGTTCTCGCCATAATTGA
- a CDS encoding glutathione S-transferase family protein, which translates to MLELYQFEASHYCEKVRLILDYKQLPYRKIEVTPGVGQIDLFRLSGQRLVPVLKDGDSVVADSTAIANYLESNYPERPILPVDPLGKGLCLLMEEWADESIGLNARKAMIGAFNQHPNFRTAILPSSAPDLLRNLVSSVPGDVLNLLSTGIGFGADAVKSATDALKQNLEALCLILQTRPYLVSDYPTLADFAVAGLTMYIKFPPSRYVDLPPGICDKGVPGLVDDPAFRPFFEWRDRLYADYRKIQEATPASNRSSGSGPTSISID; encoded by the coding sequence ATGCTAGAGCTGTATCAGTTTGAAGCCTCTCATTACTGCGAAAAAGTTCGCCTAATTCTGGACTACAAACAGCTGCCCTATCGCAAGATTGAAGTTACCCCTGGCGTTGGGCAAATCGATCTATTCCGCCTATCAGGCCAGCGCTTAGTGCCCGTATTGAAAGACGGCGATTCGGTGGTAGCTGACTCAACTGCGATCGCAAACTACCTCGAAAGCAACTATCCCGAGCGTCCCATTTTGCCAGTCGATCCTCTAGGTAAGGGCCTGTGCCTGCTGATGGAGGAGTGGGCCGACGAGTCTATTGGTCTTAATGCGCGTAAGGCCATGATTGGGGCGTTTAACCAGCACCCTAACTTTCGCACCGCGATTCTGCCTAGCTCCGCCCCCGACCTGCTTCGCAATTTGGTAAGTTCGGTGCCGGGGGATGTGCTCAACCTGCTGAGCACCGGCATTGGCTTTGGGGCTGATGCTGTAAAGTCGGCTACCGATGCCCTCAAGCAGAACTTAGAAGCTCTCTGCCTGATTCTGCAAACCAGGCCCTATCTAGTGTCAGACTATCCGACCCTGGCTGACTTTGCCGTCGCAGGTCTGACCATGTATATCAAGTTTCCGCCCAGTCGCTACGTGGACTTGCCTCCAGGTATCTGCGATAAGGGCGTCCCTGGCCTGGTCGATGACCCCGCCTTTCGGCCCTTTTTTGAATGGCGCGATCGTCTCTATGCTGACTACCGCAAAATTCAAGAAGCGACTCCTGCCAGCAACCGATCCAGCGGCAGC
- a CDS encoding amino acid ABC transporter permease has protein sequence MTATSPSTAPPLGNQSTPIVWLQKNLFNSWFNSILTLVLGGILAWALFNLVSWAFTEALWEVIPANLPLYFAGRYPASEYWRLWLILGLISALAGLSWGVLARNVSFLFTRGSLIVLGVLAVIGVLTPTPPVYRLLIVGLIVICAGTAWLGRELARRLPNMAQWVSLAWALSFFVVLWLLAGGLGLDQVSANNWGGLLLTLILSVVSIVLSFPLGVILALGRQSSLPVVRWLSTIYIELVRGVPLIAILFMGQVMIPLFLPEGARPDRVLRAIVGLTLFTAAYLAESVRGGLQAIPRGQVEAARSLGLNAPLTMGFIVLPQALKIAIPAIVGQFISLFQDTTLVSIVGLLELLGISRSIISNPEFLGRHVEVYLFIGVIYWVLCYAMSIGSRKIEEKLHTGH, from the coding sequence ATGACTGCTACTTCACCGTCAACCGCCCCACCATTAGGCAACCAATCCACCCCGATCGTCTGGCTGCAAAAAAACCTGTTCAACAGCTGGTTCAACTCCATTTTGACCCTAGTGCTGGGGGGGATTCTGGCTTGGGCCCTGTTTAATTTAGTCTCCTGGGCATTTACTGAAGCCCTGTGGGAGGTGATTCCGGCCAACCTGCCGCTCTATTTTGCCGGACGCTACCCAGCTAGTGAGTACTGGCGGCTCTGGCTTATTCTGGGCCTAATTAGCGCATTGGCTGGTCTCAGCTGGGGCGTCTTAGCTCGCAATGTTTCCTTTTTGTTCACTCGAGGATCTTTGATTGTTCTCGGGGTTTTGGCAGTAATTGGGGTGCTAACGCCGACGCCGCCTGTCTATCGGCTGCTGATTGTGGGCCTAATCGTGATTTGCGCTGGCACTGCCTGGCTTGGTCGGGAACTGGCGCGGCGATTGCCCAACATGGCGCAATGGGTTTCCCTAGCCTGGGCACTTTCCTTTTTCGTGGTGCTCTGGCTGCTTGCAGGTGGGCTGGGTCTAGACCAGGTTTCTGCTAACAACTGGGGCGGTCTGTTGCTGACCCTGATATTGTCGGTGGTCAGCATTGTGCTGTCGTTTCCGCTGGGGGTCATTCTGGCTCTAGGACGGCAAAGCAGTCTGCCCGTCGTTCGCTGGCTTTCAACGATTTACATTGAGCTGGTTCGAGGCGTGCCGCTGATCGCCATCTTGTTCATGGGGCAGGTCATGATTCCGCTGTTTCTGCCGGAAGGGGCTCGCCCAGATCGGGTGCTGCGGGCCATCGTGGGCCTAACGCTGTTTACCGCTGCGTATCTGGCAGAAAGCGTGCGCGGGGGACTGCAGGCTATTCCCAGAGGCCAGGTAGAAGCTGCCCGTTCCCTAGGGCTGAATGCACCTCTGACGATGGGCTTTATCGTGTTGCCCCAGGCGCTCAAAATTGCCATTCCAGCGATTGTGGGTCAGTTTATCAGCCTATTTCAAGACACGACTCTGGTGTCGATTGTGGGCCTGCTAGAACTGTTGGGAATTAGCCGTTCTATTATCTCAAACCCTGAGTTTCTGGGTCGCCACGTCGAGGTTTACCTATTTATCGGAGTGATATATTGGGTTCTCTGCTACGCCATGTCGATCGGCAGCCGCAAGATTGAAGAGAAGCTGCATACAGGACATTAA
- a CDS encoding ABC transporter permease subunit (The N-terminal region of this protein, as described by TIGR01726, is a three transmembrane segment that identifies a subfamily of ABC transporter permease subunits, which specificities that include histidine, arginine, glutamine, glutamate, L-cystine (sic), the opines (in Agrobacterium) octopine and nopaline, etc.), with the protein MTSPSEIRVPLWRDDRFWKIVFQVVVAAVVIGLLGIFISNLNQNMRRQGLVFSFSFLRNTASFGIGESLIPYSPNNSYIRAILVGVINALRVILVGFVLTTLLGVLAGVASFSNNWLVRKLSQVYVEIVRNTPLLLQLIFWYFPVFLRLPSPQNRLQLPGPIYASKTGIYLPWPAQGPMFWVWLAVLVGLAIAAWLVLQQRTRAMVERAATGKPQLMVLIGIGVVALLVLTIAMNWQIPQSAEGSPQITGGLRLSLEYATILVGLVVYTGAFIAEIVRGGIESVSKGQWEAARSLGLKPGQAMQLVVFPQAMRVIIPPLNSQYMNLAKNSSLGLVIGYPEIFSVSSTTFNQTGRPVEVFILLMGIYLLINLVISVVMNTLNRSVQFKER; encoded by the coding sequence ATGACCAGCCCATCCGAAATTCGTGTGCCCCTTTGGCGTGACGATCGATTCTGGAAGATTGTTTTTCAGGTTGTGGTCGCCGCTGTAGTAATTGGATTGCTAGGCATTTTCATCAGCAATCTCAATCAGAACATGAGGCGTCAAGGGCTTGTGTTCTCATTTTCTTTCTTAAGAAATACTGCTAGCTTTGGCATTGGCGAAAGCCTTATTCCCTACTCCCCCAACAACAGCTACATTCGTGCCATTTTAGTAGGTGTCATCAACGCACTCCGGGTCATTCTGGTAGGGTTTGTGCTGACTACGCTGCTAGGGGTTCTAGCGGGTGTCGCCAGCTTCTCAAATAACTGGCTGGTGCGAAAACTAAGCCAGGTATATGTCGAGATTGTCCGTAACACGCCGCTGCTGCTACAGCTAATTTTTTGGTATTTTCCGGTCTTTTTGAGGCTGCCATCGCCGCAAAACCGGCTGCAGCTACCAGGGCCAATTTATGCCAGCAAGACGGGTATCTACCTGCCTTGGCCTGCTCAGGGGCCGATGTTTTGGGTGTGGCTAGCGGTGCTGGTAGGGCTTGCGATCGCAGCCTGGCTGGTGCTACAGCAGCGCACCCGTGCCATGGTTGAGCGGGCTGCCACCGGCAAGCCTCAGCTCATGGTGCTAATCGGCATTGGGGTGGTCGCACTGCTGGTTTTGACCATCGCCATGAATTGGCAGATCCCTCAATCTGCGGAAGGCAGCCCCCAAATAACAGGCGGGCTAAGGCTCTCCTTAGAATACGCCACCATTCTAGTGGGCCTAGTGGTATATACCGGCGCATTTATTGCTGAGATTGTGCGAGGCGGCATTGAGTCAGTGTCTAAGGGGCAGTGGGAGGCCGCTCGTTCGTTGGGGCTCAAGCCCGGTCAGGCAATGCAGCTAGTGGTCTTTCCCCAGGCCATGCGGGTGATCATTCCGCCCCTCAACAGCCAGTACATGAACCTGGCAAAAAACTCCAGCCTGGGATTGGTGATTGGCTATCCCGAAATCTTTTCAGTCTCCAGCACGACCTTCAACCAGACCGGGCGGCCAGTGGAAGTGTTCATCCTTTTGATGGGCATCTACCTGCTGATTAACCTAGTTATTTCGGTCGTTATGAACACCCTGAACCGAAGCGTTCAGTTTAAGGAACGCTAG
- a CDS encoding DUF2839 domain-containing protein, with product MGEAKRRKEQLGEEYGKDQPILPMLPITKKQSEQFVRWTTQATWIAIILTIGFWITLRFVGPGLGWWELAD from the coding sequence ATGGGGGAAGCTAAGCGCCGTAAGGAGCAGCTCGGAGAAGAATACGGCAAAGATCAGCCGATTCTGCCAATGCTGCCGATTACTAAGAAGCAATCTGAGCAGTTTGTGCGTTGGACGACCCAGGCCACCTGGATAGCCATCATACTAACCATCGGCTTCTGGATTACGCTACGCTTTGTTGGCCCAGGATTGGGCTGGTGGGAATTGGCCGACTAA
- a CDS encoding HpsJ family protein — protein MSPLAAIALKLVGIVTIVSALLDYLILLIPPNLTNPQWQLATTTQIVDRGIVPLVGIALLLTGFWIDNSVGRAVRGRNLVTDLRFWACLLGSFLGLVYLILAILHVNNVRLTSQQALSQVGNEANQATTQLEQQLSTELTQQQTQLSALLENETLLQQAIQSGQLPQDIEQFRNNPEALNQFLQQRADEAQQRLQTEIGSRRQQAEQRVRTEAWKSGLRISLSSLILAIGYSVIGWIGLRRLMSLTRS, from the coding sequence ATGTCCCCCCTTGCTGCCATTGCCCTCAAGCTAGTGGGCATTGTCACCATTGTTTCAGCCCTGCTGGACTATTTGATTTTGCTTATTCCCCCCAATCTGACTAACCCGCAGTGGCAGCTAGCCACCACGACTCAGATTGTCGATCGGGGGATTGTGCCCCTAGTGGGCATTGCCCTGCTGCTAACGGGTTTTTGGATTGATAACAGCGTAGGCCGGGCTGTGCGAGGTCGCAACCTAGTCACTGATCTGCGCTTTTGGGCCTGTCTTTTGGGCAGCTTCCTAGGTCTGGTCTACCTGATTCTGGCGATTCTGCACGTCAATAATGTGCGGCTTACCAGTCAACAAGCCCTAAGCCAAGTTGGCAATGAGGCCAATCAAGCTACCACTCAGCTAGAGCAGCAGCTTTCCACCGAACTCACCCAGCAGCAAACCCAGCTCTCGGCTCTACTGGAAAACGAAACCCTACTGCAGCAGGCCATTCAGTCTGGACAGTTGCCCCAAGATATCGAGCAGTTTAGGAACAACCCAGAAGCGCTGAATCAGTTTTTGCAGCAGCGGGCAGACGAGGCCCAACAGCGCCTCCAAACCGAAATTGGCTCACGCCGACAGCAAGCCGAGCAAAGAGTTAGAACCGAAGCCTGGAAGTCAGGTCTGCGCATCTCACTAAGCAGCTTGATTTTGGCCATTGGCTACTCCGTCATCGGCTGGATTGGCCTACGACGGTTAATGAGCCTAACCCGTTCCTAA
- a CDS encoding type 1 glutamine amidotransferase domain-containing protein yields MNILMVLTSHAELGDTGHKTGFWLEEFAAPYYAFIDAGATVTLASPAGGQPPVDPRSSEPEFQTEATQRFEQDSEAQALLAQTVALSAVKPEEYDAIFFPGGHGPMWDLATDEGNARLVEAFYQQGKVIGAVCHGPAALVLAQDDQGQSILKGKQVTGFTNEEEVAVDLDQVVPFALETRLVELGGQFSGGAKFEPKVVVDGRLVTGQNPASSEPAAKALIQALK; encoded by the coding sequence ATGAACATTCTGATGGTGCTGACCTCTCATGCTGAACTGGGAGATACAGGTCACAAAACTGGATTCTGGCTGGAGGAATTTGCAGCCCCCTACTATGCCTTTATTGATGCGGGAGCAACCGTTACGCTAGCTTCTCCCGCTGGCGGACAGCCGCCTGTAGATCCCAGAAGCTCAGAACCTGAGTTCCAGACAGAGGCGACCCAACGTTTTGAGCAGGATTCTGAGGCCCAGGCCCTATTGGCCCAAACGGTGGCTCTGTCTGCAGTGAAACCAGAGGAATATGACGCTATTTTCTTTCCGGGCGGGCATGGGCCAATGTGGGACTTGGCCACTGATGAGGGCAATGCTCGTTTAGTAGAAGCGTTTTACCAGCAGGGCAAGGTGATTGGAGCTGTTTGCCACGGGCCTGCTGCTCTGGTGCTAGCCCAAGACGATCAAGGACAGTCGATTCTCAAGGGCAAGCAGGTGACAGGGTTTACAAATGAGGAAGAGGTTGCCGTAGACCTCGATCAGGTGGTGCCCTTTGCGCTGGAGACGCGGTTGGTTGAACTGGGCGGGCAGTTTTCTGGTGGGGCTAAGTTTGAGCCTAAGGTGGTGGTGGACGGGCGGCTGGTCACAGGCCAGAACCCGGCCTCGTCAGAGCCAGCAGCCAAAGCACTCATTCAAGCGTTGAAGTAG